In one window of Buchnera aphidicola (Cavariella theobaldi) DNA:
- the cysG gene encoding siroheme synthase CysG: MNYLPIFIDLKYKNVLVVGAGSVAFNKIVLLLRAGAKVQIIAQEVNTEIEMLLQKKKIFWIAKEFDPVYLKKVFLVIAATNNMDLNKRIFQICNDLFLFVNIVDNQSKCSFIFPSIIDRSPIMIAISSGGTAPVLLRFLREKIESIIPIKLGTVAKIAGKLRILVKNRFVSTLERRHFWEKLFKSVFIEQIISGKIKNAINTFRKYISGSTLSTGKIILVGAGPGDSSLLTLRGLQVLQEADIVLYDYLITTDVLDLIRRDAKRICVGKSAGIKTISQSQINDLLISLAHKGNTVVRLKGGDPFIFGRGGEELEAAKQAGINIQVVPGITAGIGISAYTGIPLTHRKYAKGVIFITGHNIAYFTKKNLSMLCDSFYTLVIYMGSLQAVDISRKLILHGCLQSTPVAIVGQGTTINQKVIIGRLDEMKKMIKLTLHPSLLIVGNVVNLHKKLEWFYDSNVFKTINYRSSIINLL, encoded by the coding sequence GTGAACTATCTTCCTATTTTTATAGATTTAAAATATAAGAATGTGCTTGTTGTTGGCGCTGGATCTGTAGCATTTAATAAAATTGTATTATTGTTACGCGCTGGGGCAAAAGTACAAATTATTGCACAAGAAGTTAATACAGAAATAGAAATGCTTTTACAGAAAAAAAAAATTTTTTGGATTGCCAAAGAATTTGATCCAGTATATTTAAAAAAAGTTTTTTTAGTGATAGCCGCTACAAATAATATGGATTTAAATAAAAGAATATTTCAAATATGTAATGATCTTTTTTTATTTGTAAATATCGTGGATAATCAGTCTAAATGTTCTTTTATTTTTCCATCTATCATTGATCGATCTCCCATTATGATAGCTATCTCTTCAGGTGGTACTGCACCGGTTTTATTGCGATTTTTGCGTGAAAAAATTGAATCTATAATTCCTATTAAATTAGGTACAGTAGCAAAAATAGCGGGTAAATTAAGAATATTAGTTAAAAATCGTTTTGTTAGTACTTTAGAGAGACGACATTTTTGGGAAAAACTATTTAAAAGTGTTTTTATTGAGCAAATTATTAGTGGAAAAATTAAAAATGCTATTAATACTTTTAGAAAGTATATTAGTGGTTCTACTCTATCAACAGGGAAAATTATTTTAGTAGGAGCTGGTCCGGGTGATAGCAGCCTGCTTACATTACGTGGTTTACAAGTTTTACAAGAAGCTGATATTGTTTTATATGATTATTTAATTACTACAGATGTTTTAGATTTAATTCGTCGTGATGCAAAGCGTATTTGCGTAGGGAAAAGTGCTGGTATAAAAACTATTTCTCAAAGTCAAATTAACGATTTATTAATATCTTTAGCTCATAAAGGTAACACAGTAGTGCGTTTAAAAGGTGGTGATCCTTTTATTTTTGGTCGCGGAGGTGAAGAATTAGAAGCAGCAAAACAAGCTGGTATTAATATACAAGTTGTACCGGGTATTACTGCTGGTATTGGTATTTCAGCATATACTGGTATTCCTCTTACACATCGTAAATATGCTAAAGGTGTCATATTTATCACTGGACATAATATTGCTTATTTTACTAAAAAAAATTTATCAATGTTGTGTGATTCTTTTTATACTTTAGTTATATATATGGGTAGCTTACAAGCGGTGGATATTTCTAGAAAACTTATTTTACATGGCTGCTTACAGTCTACTCCTGTGGCTATTGTAGGACAAGGTACTACTATTAATCAAAAAGTTATTATTGGACGCTTAGATGAAATGAAAAAAATGATTAAACTAACTCTGCATCCTTCTCTATTAATTGTTGGTAATGTTGTTAATTTACATAAAAAATTAGAATGGTTTTATGATTCGAATGTATTTAAGACGATTAATTATAGATCTTCTATAATAAATTTATTATAA
- a CDS encoding phosphoadenylyl-sulfate reductase — translation MSTCDFQNVHLLQDEEKNIILHNTNLMLKNFSTEKRIIWALKNLPNVQIMSSSFGIQSSVLLHLMVQYKPDIPVILIDTGYLFPQTYHFIDMLTKKFTLNLKVFRSYISPAWQEARYGKLWKQDVRGINLYNMINKVRPMNEAFNQLSVGTWFSGLRRIQSSSRSKLQYISIQKNIVKILPILDWSNKKVDEYLKKNNLEYHPLWKEGYRSIGDIHTTKKYKKGMLEEDTRFFGLKRECGLHES, via the coding sequence ATGTCTACATGTGATTTTCAGAATGTTCATTTATTACAAGATGAAGAAAAAAATATAATTTTACACAATACTAATTTAATGTTAAAAAATTTTTCTACAGAAAAACGTATTATTTGGGCATTAAAAAATTTACCTAACGTACAGATTATGTCATCTAGTTTTGGTATTCAATCTTCTGTTTTGTTACATCTTATGGTTCAGTATAAACCTGATATTCCTGTTATCTTGATTGATACTGGTTATTTATTTCCTCAAACATATCATTTTATTGATATGTTAACTAAGAAGTTTACGTTAAATTTAAAAGTTTTCAGATCATATATATCTCCAGCATGGCAAGAGGCAAGATATGGAAAATTATGGAAACAAGATGTTCGCGGGATAAATTTATATAATATGATTAATAAGGTTAGACCTATGAATGAAGCTTTTAATCAGCTATCAGTAGGAACATGGTTTTCAGGATTACGTCGTATCCAATCAAGTAGCCGATCTAAATTACAGTATATTTCTATTCAAAAAAATATTGTTAAAATTTTACCTATTTTAGATTGGTCTAATAAGAAGGTAGACGAATATTTAAAAAAAAATAATTTAGAATATCATCCCTTATGGAAAGAGGGTTATCGATCAATAGGTGATATTCATACAACAAAAAAATATAAAAAAGGCATGTTAGAAGAAGATACTCGTTTTTTTGGGTTAAAACGTGAATGTGGATTACACGAGAGTTAA
- the cysI gene encoding assimilatory sulfite reductase (NADPH) hemoprotein subunit: MKKKDNDNISLDAIITDAERIKIQSNYLRGTISKDLKNEMTNGFIGDNFSLIRFHGMYQQDDRDLRLERNQQKLEPRHAMMLRCRMPGGIIEAKKWLKIDDFATHHTLYKTIRLTNRQTFQLHGILKKDLKNAHKMLHDIGLDSLATANDVNRNVLCTSNPMESLIHKESYEWAKKISEYLLPKTKAYAEIWLDHKKITEIKTEKEPILGKSYLPRKFKTTVVIPPYNDVDLYANDMNFISIVKDNHLIGFNVLVGGGLSIDHGNHMTWPFPAVELGYISTKNTLSVAKAIVTTQRDWGNRVNRKNAKTRYTIHNFGLNVFKKEVEKRANVLFQSVHSYHFIDRGDRFGWIKGIDNYWNLTIFIQNGRICDSKNQLLKTGLLKIATVHKGNFRLTANQNIIISEIPLGDKNKIEKIAIEYGLIKHVSNVRKNSMACVSFPTCPLAMAEAERMISCFIKKIEDLLLKHRLEKKSIIVRVSGCPNGCGRSLLAEIGLIGKSLGKYNLYLGGNRIGNRIAKIYKENLNEKEILIDLENIVKMWSESEILEEDFGDFVIRKGIVKEIINPINDFWS, encoded by the coding sequence ATGAAAAAAAAGGATAATGACAACATATCTTTAGATGCAATAATTACAGATGCAGAACGTATTAAGATTCAAAGTAATTATCTAAGAGGTACTATTAGTAAAGATTTAAAAAATGAGATGACTAATGGCTTTATTGGGGATAATTTTTCATTAATTCGATTTCATGGTATGTATCAACAAGATGATCGTGATTTGCGCTTGGAAAGAAATCAACAAAAATTAGAGCCTCGTCATGCAATGATGTTACGTTGCAGAATGCCTGGAGGGATCATTGAAGCAAAAAAATGGTTAAAAATTGATGATTTTGCTACTCATCATACGCTATATAAAACAATTAGACTCACTAATCGTCAGACTTTTCAATTACATGGGATTTTAAAAAAAGATTTAAAAAATGCACATAAAATGTTGCATGATATAGGTTTAGATTCTTTAGCTACTGCTAATGATGTCAATAGAAATGTACTTTGTACTTCCAATCCTATGGAATCTTTAATTCATAAAGAATCTTATGAATGGGCAAAAAAAATTTCGGAATATTTATTACCAAAAACTAAGGCATACGCAGAAATTTGGTTAGATCATAAAAAAATCACAGAAATAAAAACAGAAAAAGAACCTATTTTAGGTAAGAGTTATTTACCGAGAAAATTTAAAACTACTGTTGTTATTCCTCCATATAATGATGTAGATTTATATGCTAACGACATGAATTTTATATCTATTGTGAAAGACAATCACTTAATAGGTTTTAATGTTCTAGTAGGTGGAGGGTTATCTATTGATCATGGAAATCATATGACTTGGCCTTTTCCTGCTGTAGAGTTAGGTTATATTTCAACAAAAAATACTTTATCTGTTGCAAAAGCTATTGTTACAACACAGCGTGATTGGGGGAATCGCGTTAACAGAAAAAATGCAAAAACACGATATACGATACATAATTTTGGTTTAAATGTTTTTAAGAAAGAAGTAGAAAAAAGAGCGAATGTACTATTTCAATCAGTTCATTCATACCATTTTATTGATAGAGGGGATAGGTTTGGTTGGATAAAAGGAATTGATAATTATTGGAATTTAACGATTTTTATTCAAAATGGACGAATATGCGATAGTAAAAATCAATTATTAAAAACGGGATTATTAAAAATTGCTACTGTTCATAAAGGCAATTTTAGACTGACAGCTAATCAAAACATAATAATTTCTGAAATTCCACTTGGAGATAAAAATAAAATAGAAAAAATTGCTATAGAATATGGATTAATAAAACATGTTAGTAATGTCCGAAAAAATTCTATGGCGTGTGTTTCTTTTCCAACTTGTCCATTGGCTATGGCGGAAGCTGAGCGAATGATATCATGTTTTATAAAAAAAATAGAAGATTTACTACTAAAACACCGATTAGAAAAAAAATCTATTATTGTTCGGGTATCAGGATGCCCTAATGGTTGTGGACGATCGTTATTAGCAGAGATAGGATTAATTGGAAAATCGCTTGGAAAATATAATTTATATCTAGGTGGAAATAGAATTGGTAATCGTATTGCAAAGATTTATAAAGAAAATCTTAATGAAAAAGAGATATTAATTGATTTAGAGAATATTGTAAAAATGTGGTCCGAAAGTGAAATTCTAGAAGAAGATTTTGGAGATTTTGTTATTCGCAAGGGTATTGTTAAAGAAATTATTAATCCAATAAATGATTTTTGGAGTTGA
- a CDS encoding assimilatory sulfite reductase (NADPH) flavoprotein subunit, whose translation MKNNNLFDNALPISASQLNDFKKTISTCSNIQLAWLSGYLWQKANQASNIISNGSKKIDTGNAITIVSASQTGNAKLLAKNLHEFFTKKKIKSNLSSAYDYNFKKIIHAKILILIISTQGEGEPPEEAWSLYQFIMSKKAPKLPSLRYSIFALGDTSYNLFCQAGKDFDKRFNELGAIRLCKRIDADIDYQSYYNKWSKELFHIVNSMKLSPVNTETVSDNKLHSKESISICTKNNPLLAPILTNQKITGRYSNKDVHHIEIDLSHLNVTYQPGDALGVWYRNDINLVKEILQLLSINSLKKIIINNNSMTIMNALEYHFELTINTQSIVKAYADCIGNNFLKNIICDNKKLKEYVINTPLINMIRDYPAKISSEDLISFLRPLTPRLYSISSSQDDVENEVHITVGVVKNLFDGQLHFGGASGYLSQFLKEDDKIKIFIETNNNFRLPLDKNAPIIMIGPGTGIAPFRAFMQQRDIDNAKGKNWIFFGNPSFTEDFLYQVEWQRYIKKGLLTKFNAAWSQDQKNKIYVQDKIRDNAKDIWDWIQNGAFIYVCGNAAKMAKDVERTLINIIIENGGMNMEHACDFLNNLRCNRRYQRDVY comes from the coding sequence ATGAAAAATAATAATCTATTTGATAATGCGTTGCCAATAAGTGCAAGTCAACTAAATGATTTTAAAAAAACTATTAGCACCTGCTCTAATATTCAGCTAGCATGGCTTTCAGGATATTTATGGCAAAAAGCTAATCAAGCGTCTAATATTATATCTAATGGTTCTAAAAAGATAGACACAGGAAATGCTATTACTATCGTTTCTGCTTCACAAACTGGTAATGCGAAGCTATTAGCAAAAAATCTTCATGAATTTTTTACTAAAAAAAAAATTAAAAGTAATTTATCAAGTGCTTATGATTATAATTTTAAAAAAATTATTCATGCAAAAATATTAATTTTAATTATTTCGACGCAAGGTGAGGGTGAACCTCCAGAAGAAGCGTGGTCTTTATATCAATTTATTATGTCAAAAAAAGCTCCAAAACTACCTAGTTTGCGTTATAGTATATTTGCATTAGGCGATACATCTTATAACTTGTTTTGTCAAGCAGGAAAAGATTTTGATAAAAGATTTAATGAATTAGGAGCAATTCGTTTATGCAAACGTATAGATGCTGATATAGATTATCAAAGTTATTATAACAAATGGTCAAAAGAATTATTTCATATTGTTAATAGTATGAAATTATCGCCTGTTAACACCGAAACAGTGTCAGATAATAAACTACATAGTAAAGAATCAATTTCTATTTGCACTAAAAATAATCCTCTATTAGCACCTATATTAACCAATCAAAAAATTACTGGCCGTTATTCCAATAAAGATGTACATCATATTGAGATTGATCTTAGTCATCTAAATGTTACATATCAACCAGGTGATGCTTTAGGTGTATGGTATAGAAATGATATAAATTTAGTAAAAGAAATATTACAATTGTTATCTATAAATTCTTTAAAAAAAATTATTATTAATAATAATTCTATGACTATTATGAATGCATTAGAGTATCATTTTGAGTTAACAATTAATACTCAATCTATTGTTAAAGCATATGCTGATTGCATTGGTAATAATTTTTTAAAAAACATTATATGTGATAATAAAAAATTAAAAGAATATGTTATTAATACTCCTTTGATAAATATGATTCGTGATTATCCAGCCAAAATATCATCAGAAGATTTAATTAGTTTTTTACGTCCTTTAACTCCACGATTATATTCTATTTCTTCATCCCAAGATGATGTAGAAAATGAAGTTCATATTACAGTTGGTGTAGTGAAAAATTTATTTGATGGACAATTACATTTTGGAGGTGCGTCTGGTTATTTATCACAGTTTTTAAAAGAAGATGATAAGATCAAAATCTTTATAGAAACTAATAATAACTTTCGTTTACCTTTAGATAAAAATGCTCCCATTATTATGATTGGTCCTGGTACAGGCATTGCTCCATTTCGAGCTTTTATGCAGCAAAGGGATATTGACAATGCAAAAGGAAAAAATTGGATTTTTTTTGGTAATCCTAGTTTTACTGAAGATTTTTTGTATCAAGTAGAATGGCAAAGATATATCAAGAAAGGTCTTTTAACAAAATTTAATGCTGCATGGTCACAAGATCAAAAAAATAAAATATATGTTCAAGATAAAATACGAGACAATGCTAAAGATATATGGGATTGGATACAAAACGGAGCATTTATATATGTTTGTGGAAATGCTGCCAAGATGGCTAAAGATGTTGAAAGAACATTAATTAATATTATTATTGAAAATGGTGGTATGAACATGGAACATGCTTGTGATTTTTTAAATAATTTACGTTGCAATCGACGTTATCAAAGAGATGTATATTAA
- a CDS encoding DsbA family protein: protein MKKILMILFSIILSWNTYANNFTNGKEYYILSQPVLHVPKIIDCFSFFCPYCYEFEQKHHIRHFINQVKDKNIIFHSYHVNFFGGKLSTLLTKAWIMAKYLRLEEKIMIPFFKAVQETHTIKNEDSIRALFIKETNISVNQYNKLWNSSIINTLVQKQEKYINKIPLDHVPAVIIQGKYILDYYLLEKSFKDDFVTKYISLLKFLSTK, encoded by the coding sequence ATGAAAAAAATATTAATGATATTATTCAGCATTATTTTATCGTGGAATACTTATGCTAATAATTTTACTAATGGTAAAGAATATTATATATTAAGCCAACCAGTATTACACGTTCCTAAAATAATAGATTGCTTTTCATTTTTTTGTCCATACTGTTATGAATTTGAACAAAAGCATCATATAAGACATTTTATCAACCAGGTCAAGGATAAAAATATAATATTTCACTCTTATCATGTGAATTTTTTCGGTGGAAAACTAAGCACTTTATTAACAAAAGCTTGGATAATGGCTAAATATCTTAGATTAGAAGAAAAAATAATGATTCCGTTTTTTAAAGCTGTTCAAGAAACACATACAATTAAAAATGAAGATAGTATTCGAGCGTTATTTATAAAAGAAACTAATATTAGTGTTAATCAATATAATAAATTATGGAATAGCTCCATTATTAATACATTAGTGCAAAAACAAGAAAAATACATCAATAAAATTCCACTGGATCATGTTCCAGCAGTTATCATACAAGGAAAATATATACTAGATTATTATTTGTTAGAAAAATCTTTTAAAGATGATTTTGTCACAAAATATATAAGTTTATTGAAATTTTTAAGTACAAAATAA
- a CDS encoding 5'-3' exonuclease H3TH domain-containing protein produces MQYIKKNPIIIIDGSLYLYRSYYAFPDYINTLGEPYGAIYGMLQMIYNILKKYHNINKMIVVFDESKKTFRNDLFKDYKKNRSRMPNTLAIQIPPLLEIMKKIGVKTFSIPGVEADDIIGSLAHTLESTGENVLIISNDKDMLQLVTKNIYIFQKNKNLLIKPNIIKDIYGINPKEFIDFLALMGDPSDNIPGVPKIGKKTALFLLHNFYNLKNIYNNIEKISTLSLRNSKNISIELKKNKDMAFLSYQLAKIKLNININITLQDMTIKNSYKKNLFYFLRLCNFNKNKFYL; encoded by the coding sequence ATGCAGTATATTAAAAAAAATCCTATTATTATTATAGACGGAAGCTTGTATCTGTATCGTTCTTATTATGCATTTCCAGATTACATAAATACTTTAGGCGAACCATACGGTGCAATATATGGTATGTTACAAATGATCTATAATATTTTAAAAAAATACCATAATATAAATAAAATGATTGTTGTTTTTGATGAATCAAAAAAAACATTTAGAAATGATCTCTTTAAAGACTATAAAAAAAATCGATCACGTATGCCAAATACGTTAGCAATACAAATTCCACCGCTTTTAGAAATAATGAAAAAAATTGGCGTCAAAACCTTTTCTATTCCGGGGGTGGAGGCAGATGATATTATTGGAAGTTTAGCACACACATTAGAAAGTACAGGAGAAAATGTGCTAATTATTAGTAATGATAAAGACATGTTACAACTTGTTACAAAAAATATTTATATTTTTCAAAAAAATAAAAATCTTCTAATTAAACCAAATATTATCAAAGATATATATGGTATCAATCCAAAAGAATTTATTGATTTTCTAGCATTAATGGGAGATCCTTCGGATAATATTCCCGGTGTACCAAAAATAGGAAAAAAAACTGCATTATTCTTATTACATAATTTTTATAATTTAAAAAATATTTATAATAATATAGAAAAAATATCTACGTTATCACTACGTAATTCCAAAAATATTTCAATAGAATTAAAAAAAAATAAAGATATGGCTTTTCTTTCATATCAACTAGCAAAAATAAAACTTAATATAAATATAAATATTACTCTTCAGGATATGACAATAAAAAATTCTTATAAAAAAAATTTATTTTATTTTTTAAGGCTATGTAATTTTAATAAAAATAAATTTTATTTATAA
- the yihA gene encoding ribosome biogenesis GTP-binding protein YihA/YsxC, translated as MFVLNYNKTYFLNSFSKINDINIQDGIEIAFVGYSNSGKSSAINALTNKKNLARFSKMPGRTQLINFFQVNSEFRIVDLPGYGYATAPEIVKLKWQKILYHYLEKRDFLKGIILLMDIRYPLKKLDYKILDLVKKRKIFFLVLLTKSDKMTLSQQNHQFKIVQNELNNFIHDIPVVLFSSIRKTGINILKNTLNLWHNSFL; from the coding sequence ATGTTTGTTCTAAATTATAATAAAACATATTTTTTAAATAGTTTTTCAAAAATAAACGATATAAATATTCAAGATGGAATTGAAATTGCATTTGTCGGATATTCTAATTCTGGAAAATCTAGTGCAATTAATGCTTTGACAAATAAAAAAAATTTAGCACGTTTTAGTAAAATGCCAGGAAGAACTCAGTTAATTAATTTTTTTCAAGTCAATTCAGAATTTAGGATTGTAGATTTACCTGGATATGGTTATGCTACTGCTCCTGAAATAGTAAAATTAAAATGGCAAAAAATATTATATCATTATTTAGAAAAAAGAGATTTTTTAAAAGGTATTATTCTTTTAATGGATATTAGATATCCTTTAAAAAAGTTAGATTATAAAATATTAGATTTGGTTAAAAAGAGAAAAATTTTTTTTTTAGTTCTTTTAACTAAATCTGATAAAATGACATTAAGTCAGCAAAATCATCAATTTAAAATAGTACAAAATGAATTAAATAATTTTATACATGATATCCCTGTAGTACTGTTTTCATCCATTCGTAAAACAGGTATCAATATATTAAAAAATACATTGAATTTATGGCATAATTCTTTTTTATAG
- the typA gene encoding translational GTPase TypA: MHKNIRNIAIIAHVDHGKTTLLDQLLQQSGTFQAHEERTERIMDSNDLEKERGITILSKNTSIQWGKYKINIVDTPGHADFGGEVERVMSMVDSVLLVVDALDGPMPQTRFVTKIAFKYNLNPIVVINKIDRKNSRPDWVVDQIFDLFVNLNATDKQLDFPIIYTSAILGASGTDYLKTQDNMEPLYHAIIKYAPHPPVDVNEKFQMQISQLDYNNYLGVIGIGRIKQGYVKPNDTVTVIDRLGQHNNGKINNVLSYVGLKRIETKIGYAGDIIAITGLNKLNISDTICHPENLKPLPALIVDEPTVNMFFSVNTSPFSGKEGKYITSRQILERLKKETIHNIALQIKETKNANIFSVSGRGELHLAILIENMRREGFELEVSRPKIIFRESNNIIEEPFENVILDIEDRHQGNVMQFIGERRGDLKNMTIDIQNRVRLEYILSSRALIGFRAEFMSITSGTGLCYSSFSHYNTLQKNDIGQRKNGVLISNGTGMTVGFALFNLQERGKLFIGHGTQVYEGQIIGIHNRANDLTVNCLTGKKLTNMRASGTDEAITLTTAINLTLEESLSFINDDELVEITPHSIRLRKRYLTESIRKNSYRKKNNTI, translated from the coding sequence ATGCATAAAAATATAAGAAATATTGCCATAATAGCACATGTTGATCACGGAAAAACAACTTTATTAGATCAATTGTTACAACAATCTGGCACTTTTCAAGCTCATGAAGAAAGAACTGAGCGTATTATGGATTCAAATGATCTAGAAAAAGAAAGAGGAATTACTATTTTATCAAAAAATACTTCCATCCAATGGGGAAAATATAAAATCAATATTGTTGATACTCCAGGACATGCAGATTTTGGTGGAGAAGTAGAGCGCGTAATGTCGATGGTAGATTCAGTATTATTAGTAGTAGATGCATTAGATGGTCCTATGCCTCAAACAAGATTTGTAACTAAAATAGCTTTTAAATATAATTTAAATCCTATTGTTGTTATCAATAAAATTGATAGAAAAAACTCTCGTCCTGATTGGGTAGTAGATCAAATATTTGATTTATTCGTCAATCTTAATGCTACAGATAAACAACTAGATTTCCCTATTATTTATACTTCTGCTATCCTTGGTGCATCAGGAACTGATTATCTAAAAACACAAGACAATATGGAGCCATTATATCATGCTATTATAAAATATGCCCCGCATCCTCCAGTAGATGTTAACGAAAAATTTCAAATGCAAATTTCACAACTAGATTATAATAATTATTTAGGTGTGATAGGTATAGGCCGTATTAAACAAGGTTATGTTAAACCTAATGATACAGTTACTGTAATTGATCGTTTAGGACAACATAACAATGGAAAAATTAATAATGTATTAAGTTATGTTGGATTAAAAAGAATAGAAACAAAAATAGGATATGCCGGGGATATTATTGCTATCACTGGATTAAATAAACTGAATATTTCAGATACTATATGCCATCCTGAAAATTTAAAACCTCTTCCCGCGCTTATTGTTGATGAACCAACAGTAAACATGTTTTTTTCTGTAAATACTTCTCCTTTTTCTGGAAAAGAAGGAAAATATATTACATCTCGTCAAATTTTGGAAAGATTAAAAAAAGAAACTATACATAATATTGCTTTACAAATTAAGGAAACAAAAAATGCAAATATTTTTTCCGTTTCTGGGCGTGGAGAATTGCATTTAGCAATATTAATTGAAAATATGCGCCGTGAAGGTTTTGAATTAGAAGTATCTCGTCCAAAAATAATTTTTAGAGAATCTAATAATATCATAGAAGAACCTTTTGAAAATGTTATTTTAGATATTGAAGATCGACACCAAGGCAATGTAATGCAATTTATTGGCGAAAGACGAGGTGATTTAAAAAATATGACAATCGATATCCAAAATAGAGTGCGTCTTGAATACATACTGTCAAGTCGCGCTTTAATTGGATTTCGCGCAGAATTTATGAGTATAACATCGGGCACGGGGCTATGCTACTCCTCTTTTAGTCATTATAACACATTACAAAAGAATGATATCGGACAAAGAAAGAATGGAGTATTAATTTCTAATGGAACAGGTATGACAGTTGGTTTTGCATTATTTAATTTACAAGAACGAGGTAAATTATTTATAGGGCATGGCACTCAAGTCTATGAGGGTCAAATCATTGGCATACATAATCGTGCTAACGATTTAACAGTAAACTGTTTAACTGGAAAAAAACTAACTAATATGAGAGCTTCTGGAACAGATGAAGCTATCACATTAACTACTGCCATCAATTTAACATTAGAAGAATCTTTAAGTTTTATTAATGATGATGAATTAGTAGAAATTACTCCTCATTCAATACGTTTACGTAAAAGATATTTAACTGAAAGCATAAGAAAAAATTCTTATAGAAAAAAAAATAATACAATATAA
- the gmk gene encoding guanylate kinase produces MAHGILFIISAPSGTGKSSLIQELLKSKSLHNIQVSISHTTRSIRPGEYNGKHYYFISHRKFQKMIKNEHFLEYAKVFNHYYGTSRYLIEKMMMSGIDVFLDIDWQGAEQIRYKIPESKSIFVLPPSRDELYKRLRSRGQDSDVVIHRRMEKSIEEMRHYIEYDYLIINDDFKKAIDDLKKIISAEHFRLSYQKNKYHALISNLLKI; encoded by the coding sequence ATGGCCCACGGTATTCTTTTTATTATTTCCGCCCCTAGTGGTACAGGAAAGTCTAGTTTAATTCAAGAATTATTAAAATCTAAATCTTTACATAATATACAAGTTTCAATATCTCATACTACTCGTAGTATACGCCCAGGAGAATATAATGGAAAACATTATTATTTTATATCACATAGAAAATTTCAAAAAATGATTAAAAATGAACATTTTTTAGAGTATGCAAAAGTGTTTAATCATTATTATGGTACATCTCGATATTTAATAGAAAAAATGATGATGTCAGGAATTGATGTATTTTTGGATATTGATTGGCAGGGTGCCGAGCAAATTCGTTACAAAATACCAGAATCAAAGAGTATTTTTGTTTTACCTCCATCTAGAGATGAATTGTATAAAAGATTAAGATCAAGAGGGCAAGATAGTGATGTAGTTATTCATAGAAGAATGGAAAAATCTATTGAAGAAATGCGTCATTATATCGAATATGATTATTTAATTATTAATGACGATTTTAAAAAAGCGATTGATGATTTAAAAAAAATTATTTCTGCGGAACATTTTAGACTATCTTATCAAAAAAATAAATATCATGCTTTAATTTCAAATTTATTAAAAATATAA